The Fervidibacillus albus genome contains a region encoding:
- the lysA gene encoding diaminopimelate decarboxylase, giving the protein MHLYGSMKVNHFGHLEIGGCDTVKLAEKYGTPLIVYDVALIRHRARSFRRAFEQLNVNGHVAYAGKAFSSVAILQLMNEEGLSLDVVSGGELFTAMRAQFPPEKIHFHGNNKSDEEMEMALDYGIGYFVVDNFHELKRLQQLCEKRKIRQPILLRMTPGVEAHTHDYILTGQEDSKFGFDLQNGQAEKALEVALSLPNIKVDGIHCHIGSQIFETDGFIMAIEKLFAYIKRWKERFHFVPAIVNVGGGFGIRYTEEDEPLEPYSYVKAIAREVIRQAERISIAVPDIWIEPGRSLVGDAGTTIYTIGSRKEIPGVRTYISVDGGMSDNIRPALYQAKYDAVVANKLLKKTEETVSVAGKACESGDMLIWDIPLPQTTAGDLLAVFCTGAYGYSMASNYNRLPRPAVVFVENGKSHLAIKRERYEDVMHLDVPLYETVK; this is encoded by the coding sequence ATGCATTTATATGGTTCGATGAAAGTAAATCACTTTGGTCATCTAGAAATCGGTGGCTGTGATACGGTAAAACTAGCCGAAAAATATGGTACCCCGTTGATCGTATATGACGTCGCCTTGATTCGGCATCGGGCTAGAAGTTTTCGCCGAGCTTTTGAACAATTAAACGTAAATGGGCACGTAGCGTACGCGGGGAAGGCTTTTTCTTCCGTCGCGATTTTACAACTGATGAACGAGGAAGGTCTTTCTTTAGATGTCGTATCCGGCGGGGAATTGTTTACAGCAATGAGGGCCCAATTTCCCCCGGAAAAAATCCATTTTCACGGAAATAATAAATCCGATGAGGAAATGGAAATGGCTTTAGATTACGGCATCGGTTATTTTGTTGTCGATAATTTCCACGAATTGAAACGACTACAACAGCTTTGTGAAAAAAGAAAGATTCGTCAGCCAATATTACTACGGATGACTCCGGGAGTGGAAGCCCATACCCATGACTATATTTTAACGGGTCAAGAAGACTCAAAATTTGGATTTGATCTTCAAAACGGACAGGCGGAAAAGGCGTTGGAAGTAGCCCTATCTTTACCGAATATAAAAGTAGACGGAATTCATTGCCATATCGGATCCCAAATATTCGAAACGGATGGTTTCATTATGGCAATTGAAAAATTGTTTGCGTATATTAAAAGATGGAAGGAACGTTTTCACTTCGTACCGGCAATCGTCAATGTCGGTGGAGGATTCGGTATTCGGTATACGGAGGAAGATGAACCGTTAGAACCGTATTCGTACGTTAAAGCGATCGCCCGTGAAGTGATTCGACAGGCAGAAAGGATTTCCATAGCTGTTCCAGACATTTGGATTGAACCGGGAAGATCGTTAGTAGGAGATGCGGGAACGACGATTTATACAATCGGTTCGCGAAAGGAAATACCTGGTGTACGGACGTATATATCCGTCGACGGAGGTATGAGCGATAATATTCGACCAGCCCTTTATCAAGCGAAATACGATGCGGTTGTCGCTAATAAACTGTTAAAAAAAACAGAGGAGACCGTTTCTGTTGCAGGAAAGGCGTGTGAATCCGGCGATATGCTCATTTGGGATATTCCTTTACCACAGACGACTGCCGGCGATCTTTTAGCGGTCTTTTGTACAGGTGCTTACGGGTATTCCATGGCAAGCAACTACAACCGTCTTCCTAGGCCCGCCGTCGTATTTGTGGAAAATGGAAAATCGCACCTTGCTATTAAAAGGGAACGTTATGAAGACGTCATGCATTTGGATGTTCCCTTATATGAAACGGTAAAATAA
- a CDS encoding GNAT family N-acetyltransferase, with protein sequence MLIRYKKIFEKIAMGLLSFMPEEKDLKKLQQTVKQYETDENWHLFLWKANEDFIGLIGFVQTDENTLVIQHITVNPSHRGQGIGKTMVQSIQEMFPDKQFKPTETIASFFQHCKNTEGSA encoded by the coding sequence ATGTTAATTCGGTATAAAAAAATCTTTGAAAAAATTGCGATGGGTCTTTTATCTTTCATGCCCGAAGAAAAGGATTTGAAAAAACTACAACAGACGGTAAAACAATATGAAACCGATGAAAATTGGCATCTGTTTTTATGGAAGGCCAATGAAGATTTTATCGGATTGATCGGCTTCGTACAAACGGATGAAAATACGTTAGTCATCCAACATATTACTGTCAATCCATCCCATCGCGGTCAAGGAATTGGTAAAACGATGGTTCAATCCATCCAAGAAATGTTTCCGGATAAACAATTTAAACCGACGGAAACGATCGCAAGTTTTTTTCAACATTGCAAAAATACGGAAGGGTCGGCCTGA
- a CDS encoding DUF309 domain-containing protein, which produces MYPSKYIEYLLLFHLNRDYFECHEVMEEFWKKEGKGNSLWKGLIQLAVIFYHYRRNNFAGAKKLIRKATTYFHNCKEDVEKFGIDSNQLFQLLKETEEGILENKPYRPIAIPIVDEQLINICAFSDEQFPKLLVNPMENSDPFIVHKHLFRDR; this is translated from the coding sequence ATGTATCCATCTAAATATATCGAATATTTATTATTATTTCATCTGAACCGCGATTACTTCGAATGCCACGAAGTTATGGAAGAATTTTGGAAAAAAGAAGGGAAAGGGAACTCTTTATGGAAGGGATTGATTCAGCTAGCTGTAATTTTTTACCATTATCGTCGGAATAATTTCGCCGGTGCCAAAAAACTCATCCGAAAGGCGACCACGTATTTCCACAATTGCAAAGAAGATGTGGAAAAATTTGGAATTGATAGCAACCAGTTGTTCCAGTTGTTGAAGGAAACGGAAGAAGGAATATTGGAAAACAAACCGTATCGGCCAATTGCCATTCCAATCGTCGATGAACAATTAATTAACATATGTGCTTTCTCCGATGAGCAATTTCCAAAATTACTCGTAAATCCGATGGAAAATTCCGATCCGTTCATCGTTCATAAACATCTTTTTCGAGATCGTTAA
- a CDS encoding segregation/condensation protein A: MEMNIKTGDFEGPLDLLLHLIKQLEIDIYDIPMVEITDQYMQYIHTMQELELDIASEYLVMAATLLAIKSEMLLPNYDEEESVDFDDEYESDPREELVAQLIEYRKYKEAANHLKEKEKERAMMYTKPPSDLSEYLPNTRIDFVGKKATIYDMLGAYHKLLRRQRLQKPLKTKIAREEISIEKRMEQLMDELENKKEMVRFEELFAERIKKIVVVTFLALLELMKRNVIVVQQDENFDEIWISFIQLDESNVKSDELNVSHLT, translated from the coding sequence ATGGAAATGAATATAAAAACAGGAGACTTTGAAGGTCCGTTAGATTTGCTTTTACATTTGATTAAACAATTGGAAATCGATATATACGATATTCCAATGGTGGAAATTACAGATCAATATATGCAATACATACATACGATGCAAGAGTTGGAATTGGATATTGCTAGCGAATATTTAGTTATGGCGGCTACGTTACTCGCCATTAAAAGCGAGATGTTATTGCCAAATTATGACGAGGAAGAATCGGTCGATTTCGATGACGAATATGAATCCGATCCTCGGGAAGAATTGGTTGCCCAACTTATAGAATATCGAAAATATAAAGAAGCCGCAAATCATTTGAAGGAAAAGGAAAAGGAACGGGCGATGATGTATACGAAACCACCGAGTGATCTTTCCGAATATTTACCGAATACGCGCATTGATTTTGTCGGGAAAAAGGCAACAATCTATGATATGTTAGGGGCCTATCATAAATTGTTGCGAAGGCAGAGATTACAAAAACCGTTAAAAACGAAAATAGCCCGCGAAGAAATCTCCATCGAAAAACGGATGGAACAATTAATGGATGAATTGGAAAATAAAAAGGAAATGGTGCGTTTCGAAGAACTATTTGCCGAGCGTATAAAAAAAATAGTCGTCGTCACTTTTCTGGCCCTTTTAGAGTTAATGAAACGAAATGTCATCGTCGTTCAACAAGACGAAAACTTTGACGAAATTTGGATTAGTTTCATTCAGTTGGATGAATCGAATGTAAAGTCGGATGAACTGAACGTATCCCATTTGACATAA
- the scpB gene encoding SMC-Scp complex subunit ScpB: MEIVNWLGILESLLFAAGDEGLTLKQLAKVMDIPEYRADELLNILKEKYDQDENRGITLIQLAGTYQLVTKKENAIYLKRLVETPNQAALSQASLETLTIIAYKQPITKAEIEDIRGVKTERPIQTLVAKGLIQEVGRKEGMGRAILYGTTKEFLDYFGLKDLKELPPLSDSNEEPYTNEEADLFFNPLTDETE; this comes from the coding sequence TTGGAAATCGTAAATTGGCTCGGGATTTTAGAAAGTTTATTATTTGCAGCTGGGGATGAAGGATTGACATTAAAACAGCTAGCCAAAGTGATGGATATTCCAGAATATCGGGCGGATGAACTTCTGAATATTTTAAAGGAAAAATATGATCAAGATGAAAATCGAGGGATTACATTAATTCAGTTGGCGGGAACATACCAGCTCGTGACGAAAAAAGAAAATGCGATCTATTTAAAACGATTAGTCGAAACGCCGAATCAAGCCGCCTTGTCCCAAGCTTCATTAGAAACGTTAACAATCATCGCCTATAAACAACCGATTACGAAGGCAGAAATTGAGGACATTCGGGGCGTAAAAACGGAACGGCCGATCCAAACGTTGGTTGCAAAAGGGTTAATTCAAGAAGTTGGTAGAAAAGAAGGGATGGGTCGGGCGATTTTATACGGGACGACGAAGGAGTTTTTAGATTATTTCGGGTTGAAGGATCTTAAAGAATTGCCACCCCTTTCCGATTCGAACGAGGAACCATATACGAATGAAGAAGCGGATCTTTTTTTCAATCCATTGACCGATGAAACGGAATAA
- a CDS encoding D-alanyl-D-alanine carboxypeptidase family protein, whose amino-acid sequence MGLVTKRLFPAFILVIFSVLWIPQNADADNFQIESNAAIVMDQKTGRVFYEKNAHEKTRIASITKIMTALIAIESGQLDDTVTVSKRATKTEGSSIYLQPLEKMKLEHLLYGLMLRSGNDAAVAIAEHVGGSLEGFVFLMNEKAEQIGMKNTHFANPHGLDDHEDHYSTAYDMALLTKYAMNNETFREIFGTKVYYAPDPNSEWDRKWVNKNRLLTGLYKYSTGGKTGYTKLAKRTLVSTASKKGMNLIAVTLNTPSQNDWNEHIAMFEYVFDQYEYYPIVKKGEIDVGNNPVYDDHVYLKGDYVYPILPEERDEVEVKYRLLKPKNDWKDEHAIPEIVGKAEIYFQDRLIHTLPIYFEKKMDEEPSFFERFKQLFSSIIGVRNDD is encoded by the coding sequence ATGGGCTTGGTCACGAAACGGTTATTCCCCGCTTTTATACTCGTCATTTTTTCCGTTCTATGGATCCCACAAAATGCTGATGCAGACAACTTTCAAATTGAGTCGAATGCGGCCATTGTCATGGATCAAAAAACAGGGCGGGTATTTTATGAAAAAAATGCCCATGAAAAAACGAGAATCGCAAGTATTACGAAAATTATGACAGCACTTATCGCTATTGAATCAGGCCAATTGGACGATACGGTGACGGTAAGTAAACGGGCGACAAAAACGGAAGGATCCTCGATCTATTTGCAACCGTTAGAAAAAATGAAATTGGAACATTTATTATACGGGTTAATGTTGCGTTCCGGAAACGATGCCGCTGTAGCCATTGCAGAACATGTAGGGGGGAGTTTGGAAGGATTTGTATTTTTAATGAACGAAAAGGCGGAACAGATTGGCATGAAAAATACGCATTTCGCTAATCCCCACGGTTTGGACGACCACGAAGATCATTATTCCACCGCTTATGATATGGCATTATTGACGAAATATGCGATGAACAATGAAACATTCCGAGAAATTTTCGGGACGAAAGTGTATTACGCTCCGGATCCGAATAGCGAGTGGGATCGGAAATGGGTGAATAAAAATCGGTTGTTGACAGGATTGTATAAATATAGTACAGGTGGGAAAACCGGTTATACAAAATTAGCAAAGCGGACTCTCGTTTCCACCGCTTCAAAAAAAGGGATGAATTTAATTGCCGTTACATTAAATACTCCTTCGCAAAACGATTGGAATGAGCATATCGCAATGTTTGAATACGTCTTTGATCAGTACGAATATTATCCGATCGTGAAAAAGGGAGAAATCGATGTCGGCAATAATCCTGTTTATGACGATCACGTATATTTGAAAGGGGATTATGTCTATCCGATTTTACCGGAAGAAAGGGACGAGGTGGAAGTGAAATATCGGCTGTTGAAACCGAAGAACGATTGGAAAGATGAACATGCGATTCCGGAAATCGTCGGAAAAGCGGAAATTTATTTTCAAGATCGATTGATTCATACGTTGCCGATTTACTTTGAAAAGAAGATGGACGAAGAACCTTCCTTTTTCGAACGTTTTAAGCAATTATTTAGTTCGATCATAGGGGTCCGAAACGATGATTAA
- a CDS encoding nucleoside recognition domain-containing protein, producing MINLIWVFMAVFGIIFAMFNGTMEEVNKAVFQGAEEAVTLCIGLISVLVFWLGMMRIAQNSGLLNSLAKLFRPIVQRLFPEVPAEHPAMGLILSNMMANMFGLGNAATPLGIKAMEQLKALNGGKEYASRSMITFLVINTSSLTIVPTTVLAIRMNYDSASPAEIVLPTLIATFCSTTGGILIDRYFYYRKHRNGVK from the coding sequence ATGATTAATTTAATTTGGGTTTTTATGGCCGTTTTTGGAATCATTTTTGCTATGTTCAATGGGACGATGGAAGAGGTGAATAAAGCGGTTTTTCAAGGAGCGGAGGAAGCTGTGACCCTTTGTATCGGATTGATTAGCGTTCTCGTATTTTGGCTCGGTATGATGAGAATTGCACAAAATTCAGGGTTGCTCAATTCTTTAGCGAAACTGTTTCGTCCGATCGTTCAGCGGCTGTTTCCGGAAGTTCCGGCAGAGCATCCGGCAATGGGACTCATTTTGTCGAATATGATGGCGAATATGTTCGGTTTAGGAAATGCTGCCACACCCCTTGGGATTAAAGCGATGGAGCAATTGAAAGCCTTAAATGGTGGAAAAGAGTATGCAAGTCGATCGATGATTACGTTTCTTGTGATTAATACATCGAGTTTAACGATTGTTCCGACAACGGTATTGGCCATTCGAATGAATTACGATTCCGCTTCGCCGGCAGAAATTGTTTTGCCGACGTTGATCGCCACATTTTGTTCGACGACCGGCGGTATCCTTATTGACCGTTACTTTTATTATCGGAAACATCGAAACGGGGTGAAATGA
- a CDS encoding spore maturation protein — protein MGVISTVSLWIIPLIIGIILIHGTWKQVPTYESFVEGGKEGIKIAVSIIPFLVGMLVAISIFRASGALDFFVGLLRPALEWIGVPAEIVPLAVIRPISGTAALGMTSDLIATYGPDSFLGRLASVLQGSTDTTLYILTVYFGAVGIKKMGDALKIGLMADFVGIVASILIVSYFFGN, from the coding sequence ATGGGGGTAATTTCGACCGTTTCTCTATGGATTATACCATTGATTATTGGGATTATATTAATACACGGAACATGGAAACAAGTTCCTACGTATGAATCATTCGTCGAAGGAGGAAAGGAAGGCATTAAAATCGCAGTTTCAATCATCCCGTTTCTCGTCGGTATGCTCGTTGCTATTTCAATCTTTCGGGCATCCGGTGCGTTAGATTTTTTCGTTGGACTGCTCCGCCCGGCATTGGAATGGATCGGTGTACCGGCTGAAATCGTTCCTCTCGCTGTCATTCGTCCAATTTCTGGAACGGCAGCCCTCGGGATGACGAGCGACTTAATCGCCACATACGGCCCGGATTCCTTTCTCGGTCGGCTCGCTAGCGTATTGCAAGGAAGTACGGATACGACCCTTTATATATTGACCGTCTATTTCGGTGCTGTCGGAATCAAGAAAATGGGGGATGCTTTAAAAATCGGTTTAATGGCTGATTTTGTCGGAATCGTTGCGAGTATTTTAATCGTCAGCTACTTTTTCGGAAATTAG
- a CDS encoding pseudouridine synthase, whose product MERLQKVIARAGIASRRKAEQLILDGKVTVNGKVVTELGTKVSPKDLVEVEGIKIEKEEPVYFLLYKPRGVLSAVSDEKGRKTVIDFIPEIGYRIFPIGRLDYDTSGLILLTNDGEFANELMHPRYGVEKTYIAKVKGIPSRSDLKKLQNGIRLEDGKTAPAKVKFRSGDRKKGTAIIEMSIHEGRNRQVRRMFDAIGYPVLKLKRERYGFLTLDGLAPGQYRPLSPHEVKQLKILANQGSTV is encoded by the coding sequence ATGGAAAGATTACAAAAAGTCATAGCTCGAGCAGGCATTGCTTCGAGACGAAAAGCGGAACAGTTAATTCTCGACGGGAAGGTTACGGTAAATGGGAAGGTCGTAACCGAACTCGGTACGAAGGTAAGCCCGAAGGATCTCGTCGAAGTGGAAGGTATTAAAATCGAAAAAGAAGAACCGGTCTATTTTCTATTGTATAAACCGCGGGGTGTTCTCTCGGCTGTTTCCGATGAGAAGGGTAGAAAAACGGTCATCGATTTTATTCCTGAAATCGGCTATCGAATTTTTCCAATCGGTCGATTAGATTACGATACATCCGGGTTAATTTTATTGACGAACGACGGAGAATTTGCTAACGAATTGATGCATCCCCGTTACGGAGTCGAAAAAACGTATATCGCAAAAGTAAAGGGAATTCCCTCCCGGAGCGATTTGAAAAAATTGCAAAACGGGATCCGATTGGAAGACGGAAAGACTGCGCCGGCAAAGGTGAAGTTCCGTTCCGGTGACCGAAAAAAAGGGACGGCCATTATTGAAATGTCAATCCATGAAGGGAGAAACCGGCAAGTACGAAGAATGTTCGATGCCATTGGATATCCGGTTTTAAAATTAAAACGGGAGCGATACGGATTTTTAACGTTAGATGGACTCGCACCTGGCCAATACCGTCCCCTTTCTCCCCATGAAGTCAAACAGTTAAAAATATTGGCTAACCAGGGTAGCACCGTTTAA
- the resA gene encoding thiol-disulfide oxidoreductase ResA, whose amino-acid sequence MKKKRRRLFQRTIVLFVLSIAIIFTVYTNVTKDDRNTARLEDMAPDFQLQDLDGNVYRLSDYKGKGVFLNFWGTYCEPCEKEMPYIERQYEAYKDEGIEVIAINVGETDLAIETFAKRLSLSFPIVVDKKGEVQNAYGIYPLPATFLIDSDGRIVHYYDGEMTEQMVKEFMERIKP is encoded by the coding sequence ATGAAAAAAAAGAGACGGAGACTATTTCAACGGACAATCGTATTGTTCGTTTTATCGATAGCAATCATTTTCACCGTCTATACGAATGTCACGAAGGATGATCGAAATACAGCTCGTCTAGAGGATATGGCCCCGGACTTTCAACTACAAGATTTGGATGGAAACGTCTATCGTTTATCAGATTACAAAGGGAAAGGGGTTTTTTTAAATTTTTGGGGAACGTATTGTGAACCGTGTGAAAAGGAAATGCCGTATATCGAACGGCAATATGAAGCGTATAAAGATGAAGGGATCGAAGTGATTGCCATTAACGTCGGTGAAACGGATTTGGCGATCGAAACATTTGCAAAACGACTTTCTCTTTCCTTCCCGATCGTTGTCGATAAAAAAGGGGAAGTACAAAATGCTTACGGAATCTACCCGCTACCAGCGACCTTTCTCATCGATTCGGATGGGCGTATCGTTCACTATTATGACGGGGAAATGACTGAACAAATGGTGAAGGAATTTATGGAACGGATAAAACCGTAA
- the resB gene encoding cytochrome c biogenesis protein ResB — protein MKQIKCECGHVNPHGTIICESCGKVLDEKNEQPLLDMRYEGTARRSQTYKRTVIDKIWNFFSSVKVGVALIVITLVVSAIGTILPQEKHISLSVPAETFYAETYGTFGKIYYALGFHDLYGSLWYVLLIASIGVSLVICSLDRAVPLYRALKKQKANKHESFLKRQRLFAEMDVHNSDMTHSVKLFKERLIKKRYRIVEEDGNILAEKGRFSRWGPYVNHIGLIIVLIGIMFRAVPGFYVDEWLMIKEGETKAIPGTEKQYYLTNHQFIIETYDETDNAVFKEVLEENGTIVKNYQSNVTLYKASHSIPGEEAELTKMKDYEIRVNEPLTFDGFYIYQMTYKNEMKSMTFALTKKETNEIFGYVTIDLENPQREYDLENGYRVELLSYFPDFEFTNGTPTTKSPNPNNPAFAFKMITPENPEGETSFTSIQQTIEPFGDNEYKMTFQKVETIFYSGLSVKKDSTLWIIAIGGVIFLIGVTQGSFWFHRRIWLKVTDRHLYIAGHTNKNWFSFQREMKELIQGTALPQPIDQSKKT, from the coding sequence ATGAAACAAATCAAATGTGAATGTGGTCATGTAAATCCACACGGCACCATAATATGTGAGTCTTGTGGGAAAGTGCTTGATGAAAAAAATGAACAACCCCTTTTGGATATGCGTTATGAAGGGACTGCTCGGCGTTCGCAAACGTATAAGCGAACGGTAATCGATAAAATATGGAATTTTTTTTCCTCCGTAAAAGTAGGCGTAGCGTTAATCGTCATTACGCTAGTTGTTTCGGCAATCGGAACGATCTTACCCCAAGAAAAACATATATCGTTATCGGTTCCGGCAGAGACTTTTTATGCAGAAACGTACGGTACGTTCGGAAAAATTTATTATGCCCTCGGATTCCACGATTTATACGGGTCCCTTTGGTACGTTTTATTAATTGCATCGATCGGCGTATCCCTCGTCATTTGTAGTTTGGATCGCGCCGTACCTCTTTATCGTGCGTTAAAAAAGCAAAAGGCGAATAAACATGAAAGTTTTTTAAAACGGCAGCGGTTGTTCGCCGAAATGGACGTACATAATTCCGATATGACTCATTCCGTGAAACTGTTTAAAGAAAGACTGATCAAAAAACGGTATCGAATCGTAGAAGAAGATGGAAATATTTTGGCAGAAAAGGGGCGATTTTCCCGGTGGGGTCCGTATGTGAACCATATCGGTCTGATCATCGTCCTCATCGGCATCATGTTCCGCGCTGTACCGGGGTTTTATGTGGATGAATGGTTGATGATCAAAGAAGGAGAAACGAAAGCGATTCCTGGAACGGAAAAACAATATTATCTTACCAATCATCAATTTATAATCGAAACGTACGATGAGACCGATAATGCGGTTTTTAAAGAAGTGTTGGAAGAAAATGGAACGATCGTCAAAAACTATCAGTCGAATGTGACGTTATATAAAGCTTCCCATTCGATCCCTGGTGAAGAGGCGGAACTAACGAAAATGAAAGATTACGAGATTCGTGTGAACGAACCGCTCACCTTTGACGGATTTTATATTTATCAAATGACGTATAAAAATGAAATGAAATCGATGACTTTTGCCTTGACGAAGAAGGAAACAAATGAAATATTCGGTTATGTGACGATCGATTTAGAAAATCCGCAAAGGGAATACGATTTGGAAAACGGTTATCGGGTTGAACTATTAAGCTACTTTCCCGATTTTGAATTTACGAACGGAACACCGACAACGAAATCTCCGAACCCAAATAATCCGGCCTTTGCTTTTAAAATGATTACGCCGGAAAATCCAGAGGGAGAAACGAGTTTTACGAGCATTCAGCAGACGATCGAACCTTTCGGGGATAACGAATATAAGATGACGTTTCAAAAGGTCGAAACAATCTTTTATTCCGGTTTAAGTGTCAAAAAAGATTCCACGTTATGGATCATCGCAATCGGCGGAGTAATCTTTCTTATCGGCGTTACCCAAGGTTCCTTTTGGTTTCATCGAAGAATTTGGTTGAAAGTCACGGATCGCCATTTGTATATTGCCGGCCATACGAATAAAAATTGGTTTAGTTTTCAAAGGGAAATGAAAGAATTGATTCAAGGAACTGCTCTACCGCAACCGATCGATCAAAGTAAGAAAACTTAA
- the ccsB gene encoding c-type cytochrome biogenesis protein CcsB → MVELSSNLLFTSFILYLIAILFFGGAIRQKQGVKHRDNQKRNLSGKIGFIITGIGLIFQIGYFITRWVAGGHAPVSNMFEFTTFFSMMLVTGFLIFYYMYRSIVLGLFTVSIAVVIIAYGSMFPKEITPLIPALQSIWLKIHVMTTAAGQGILAISFIAGLIYLIQTVDQSNPTKNRFWLESLMYIVVVAIGFVVISSIFSWVGYEAEFDWTNKNGERETVTYHLPAIVGPNDGVLRTEGKMEPVIELSGNLHAARVNTVLWSVFTGTILYGLFRLFVRKRLAHFIQPLVKNIDKDLLDEISYRSVLIGFPVFTLGGLIFGMIWAHYAWGRFWDWDPKEVWALITWLFYAAFLHLRLSKGWHGEKSAWLAVIGFAIIMFNLIFVNLVIAGLHSYA, encoded by the coding sequence ATGGTTGAACTAAGTTCCAATTTATTATTCACATCCTTTATTTTATATTTAATTGCCATCCTTTTTTTTGGGGGAGCGATTCGACAAAAACAAGGTGTGAAACATAGAGACAATCAAAAAAGGAACCTAAGTGGAAAAATCGGCTTCATTATTACAGGAATCGGACTAATATTTCAAATAGGTTATTTTATTACTCGGTGGGTTGCAGGAGGACATGCACCTGTAAGCAATATGTTTGAATTTACCACTTTTTTTAGCATGATGCTTGTCACAGGTTTTCTCATCTTTTACTATATGTACCGATCGATTGTTCTCGGATTGTTTACCGTATCGATCGCTGTAGTTATCATTGCCTACGGGAGCATGTTTCCGAAAGAAATTACACCGCTAATTCCTGCCCTTCAAAGCATTTGGTTGAAAATTCACGTTATGACAACGGCAGCAGGGCAAGGGATTTTAGCGATTAGTTTTATCGCAGGATTAATTTATTTGATTCAAACGGTCGACCAATCCAATCCAACAAAAAACCGTTTTTGGTTGGAATCGCTTATGTACATCGTCGTCGTAGCTATCGGTTTCGTTGTTATTTCGTCTATCTTTTCGTGGGTCGGTTATGAAGCAGAATTCGATTGGACGAATAAAAATGGTGAACGAGAGACGGTTACCTATCACCTTCCAGCTATCGTCGGTCCAAATGATGGCGTATTGAGAACGGAAGGGAAAATGGAGCCAGTCATCGAACTGTCTGGGAATTTGCATGCCGCTCGGGTAAATACCGTCCTATGGTCCGTTTTCACCGGGACGATTTTATATGGGTTATTCCGGCTTTTTGTACGGAAACGTTTAGCCCATTTCATTCAGCCATTGGTGAAAAACATTGACAAAGACTTGTTGGATGAAATAAGTTACCGTTCCGTTCTAATTGGATTTCCGGTTTTTACCCTAGGTGGTTTAATATTTGGTATGATCTGGGCCCACTATGCTTGGGGAAGATTTTGGGATTGGGATCCGAAAGAAGTGTGGGCGCTCATTACTTGGTTATTTTACGCTGCCTTTTTACATTTACGTCTTTCGAAAGGCTGGCATGGGGAAAAATCTGCGTGGTTAGCAGTCATCGGATTTGCCATCATTATGTTTAATCTAATCTTCGTAAACCTCGTCATCGCTGGACTACATTCTTACGCATAA